A single genomic interval of Oncorhynchus tshawytscha isolate Ot180627B linkage group LG15, Otsh_v2.0, whole genome shotgun sequence harbors:
- the cited1 gene encoding cbp/p300-interacting transactivator 1, protein MTSLLFSSPTHVVMKDRELPSSSLTLLHYTGTAVPVKTPGGGPLPSSSTTLHTSTSPSLSKPPPFCLQSLQTGPHLLASMQLQKLNSHYQSLAGGISGGVASGPTSGPQRGFGASTLGSAGQLVGGTPGGVGGRNQGCGGIIDSDPVDEEVLMSLVVELGLDQANELPELWLGQNEFDFIADVPAGC, encoded by the coding sequence ATGACCTCACTACTGTTCTCCAGCCCCACCCACGTTGTCATGAAGGACCGCGAGCTGCCATcatcctccctcaccctcctccactACACCGGGACGGCAGTGCCTGTCAAGACACCCGGGGGTGGCCCcttaccctcctcctccaccaccctccacacctccacctctccatccctctccaaacCTCCACCATTCTGCCTGCAGTCCCTCCAGACCGGCCCTCACCTCCTCGCCAGCATGCAGCTCCAGAAACTCAACTCCCACTACCAGAGTCTGGCTGGAGGTATAAGTGGCGGCGTAGCCTCTGGGCCTACGTCAGGACCTCAGAGGGGGTTTGGGGCCTCAACACTGGGCTCGGCGGGGCAGCTGGTGGGGGGTACCCCTGGAGGTGTTGGAGGGAGGAATCAGGGCTGTGGGGGGATTATTGACTCTGACCCGGTGGACGAGGAGGTTCTGATGTCGTTGGTTGTAGAGCTGGGGTTGGACCAGGCTAACGAGCTGCCTGAACTCTGGCTAGGACAGAACGAGTTTGACTTCATAGCGGATGTACCTGCCGGATGCTGA